A window from Setaria italica strain Yugu1 chromosome VIII, Setaria_italica_v2.0, whole genome shotgun sequence encodes these proteins:
- the LOC101770242 gene encoding gibberellin-regulated protein 5, giving the protein MAKAKAPALLICFLFLIALASAAEIIGSNGVAGEDLNSKGDDVDNHKGNNKDGKGNLKPSQCGGECRRRCSKTHHKKPCLFFCNKCCAKCLCVPPGTYGNKDTCPCYNNWKTKRGGTKCP; this is encoded by the exons ATGGCCAAGGCCAAGGCACCGGCGTTGCTCATCTGCTTCCTCTTCCTGATcgccctcgcctccgccgccgag ATCATCGGCAGTAATGGTGTCGCTGGTGAAGACCTGAACAGCAAAGGTGACGACGTCGACAACCACAAG GGCAACAACAAGGATGGCAAGGGCAATCTCAAGCCTTCTC AGTGCGGTGGGGAGTGCAGGCGGAGATGCTCCAAGACGCACCACAAGAAGCCGTGCCTCTTCTTCTGCAACAAGTGCTGCGCCAAGTGCCTCTGCGTGCCCCCCGGCACCTACGGCAACAAGGACACCTGCCCCTGCTACAACAACTGGAAGACCAAGAGAGGAGGCACCAAGTGCCCTTAA